In a single window of the Candidatus Eisenbacteria bacterium genome:
- the mltG gene encoding endolytic transglycosylase MltG, translating into MWKLRQVILALLLAAIGVAVTTFLSSSYLDRGMTQTRTIAISRGMTIDEIGALLKKEGLVRSELAFKALSRILGVEKEIKAGFYTIPVGSSVFGIIHSLERGMAGEDLVTIPEGLRADEIADILSERIGLDNGEFMALVRSPSFARSVGVPASCLEGYLFPDTYSFFPAMSAEEAARAMVGRFFHIFEREFARKTESSGFTMHEVVTLGSIVEAEAKLSEERPKIASVFLERLKKNWKLQADPTVTYALDVKRNRVYYSDLAVDSPFNTYIHTGLPPGPICSPGRASLRAVLYPSKGSRDMYFVARGDGSHIFSSSLEEHLSAIRAVKGSGHPDSTFSLPDTSMSSTPIGKKHH; encoded by the coding sequence GTGTGGAAACTTAGACAAGTCATTCTTGCCCTTCTACTTGCCGCCATTGGTGTGGCCGTAACCACCTTTCTTTCATCATCTTACCTGGATAGGGGCATGACGCAGACAAGGACCATAGCCATCTCCAGAGGCATGACAATTGACGAAATTGGCGCACTCCTCAAAAAAGAAGGGCTTGTAAGAAGTGAGCTCGCATTCAAGGCCCTTTCAAGAATCCTTGGGGTGGAAAAAGAGATCAAGGCTGGTTTCTACACAATTCCTGTGGGCAGCTCGGTTTTCGGGATAATCCATTCACTTGAGAGAGGAATGGCCGGAGAGGATCTTGTCACGATACCTGAAGGATTGAGGGCGGACGAGATTGCGGACATCCTTTCAGAGAGGATAGGTCTGGATAATGGTGAGTTCATGGCTCTGGTGAGAAGCCCTTCATTCGCCAGGAGCGTAGGGGTCCCGGCCAGTTGCCTGGAGGGATACCTTTTTCCCGATACTTACAGCTTTTTCCCCGCAATGAGCGCCGAAGAAGCGGCAAGAGCCATGGTCGGCCGGTTTTTCCACATTTTTGAGAGAGAGTTCGCGAGGAAAACCGAGAGCAGCGGCTTCACAATGCATGAAGTAGTGACGCTTGGTTCAATAGTCGAGGCCGAGGCCAAGCTGTCGGAAGAAAGGCCAAAGATTGCATCTGTTTTCCTTGAGAGACTGAAGAAGAATTGGAAGTTGCAGGCTGACCCCACAGTGACGTATGCGTTGGATGTAAAGAGGAACAGGGTTTACTACTCGGACCTTGCAGTCGACTCTCCATTTAATACGTACATTCATACTGGCCTTCCGCCCGGGCCGATCTGCAGCCCCGGCCGGGCGTCTCTGCGAGCCGTTCTCTATCCGTCCAAAGGTTCACGCGACATGTACTTCGTCGCAAGGGGCGATGGCTCTCATATTTTCAGCAGCTCTCTTGAGGAACACCTCTCAGCCATAAGAGCAGTCAAGGGAAGCGGGCATCCAGACAGCACGTTCTCCTTGCCAGATACGAGCATGAG